A DNA window from Rhodopirellula islandica contains the following coding sequences:
- the hisB gene encoding imidazoleglycerol-phosphate dehydratase HisB: protein MTPSHSNSSREVSLERKTGETDIQLSVNLDGSGAGKRKSGIGFLDHMLDLLAKHALIDLTVEAKGDLHVDDHHTAEDIGIALGTAVDQALGNRAGVRRYGHFTLPMDECLVTSAVDMGGRYAFEYHAPIAAPKIGTFDSELVEHFWQSFAVNAKCNLHVLLHHGSNAHHISECVFKATARAIRMAVESDPRSDAIPSTKGVL from the coding sequence ATGACCCCCTCCCACTCCAACTCGTCACGCGAAGTCAGCCTGGAACGCAAAACGGGCGAAACCGACATCCAGTTGTCGGTCAACCTCGACGGCAGCGGTGCTGGCAAACGCAAGTCCGGGATCGGCTTTCTCGATCACATGCTGGACCTGCTGGCCAAGCACGCCTTGATTGACTTGACCGTGGAAGCCAAGGGCGACCTGCACGTCGATGATCACCACACGGCCGAAGACATCGGGATCGCGCTGGGCACCGCGGTTGACCAGGCTCTCGGCAATCGCGCCGGTGTACGTCGCTACGGACACTTCACGTTGCCGATGGATGAGTGCTTGGTCACGTCAGCGGTCGACATGGGTGGACGCTACGCGTTTGAGTACCACGCTCCCATCGCGGCCCCCAAAATTGGAACCTTTGACAGCGAATTGGTCGAACACTTTTGGCAATCGTTCGCCGTCAATGCGAAGTGCAACCTGCACGTCTTGTTGCACCACGGCAGCAACGCTCACCACATCAGTGAATGCGTTTTCAAAGCCACCGCGAGAGCGATCCGGATGGCCGTTGAAAGCGACCCTCGCAGCGATGCAATCCCGAGCACGAAGGGCGTGCTGTAG
- the tsaE gene encoding tRNA (adenosine(37)-N6)-threonylcarbamoyltransferase complex ATPase subunit type 1 TsaE, which yields MNLVTLDQVDLNTLARLADAFVREPIAFPVCFAVTGTLGAGKTRWTQELARAMGLDSSEVTSPTFTLLRTYRAKQHTLHHVDAYRVGDEDEWWELGLEECYQEPNAWTVIEWADRFAEAMPPEAIWMQIEIQADSPESGTREIQLRCADPERWQWVERVLDHLQPRS from the coding sequence TTGAATTTGGTCACACTCGACCAAGTTGATTTGAACACACTCGCTCGGCTCGCGGACGCTTTTGTTCGCGAGCCGATTGCGTTCCCGGTCTGCTTTGCCGTCACCGGAACACTGGGTGCTGGCAAGACACGTTGGACGCAGGAACTCGCCCGCGCGATGGGATTGGACTCGTCTGAAGTGACCAGCCCCACGTTCACCTTGCTCCGAACTTATCGGGCGAAACAGCACACTCTGCACCACGTTGACGCGTACCGGGTCGGTGATGAAGACGAATGGTGGGAATTGGGGTTGGAGGAGTGCTACCAAGAACCCAACGCCTGGACCGTGATCGAATGGGCTGATCGGTTTGCAGAAGCGATGCCACCCGAAGCGATCTGGATGCAGATCGAGATCCAAGCGGATTCACCTGAGTCCGGAACTCGCGAAATTCAGCTTCGTTGCGCCGACCCTGAGCGTTGGCAATGGGTCGAGCGTGTCCTCGATCATCTTCAACCAAGAAGTTGA
- a CDS encoding NfeD family protein: MTATQSHATLRASNLAPLTNVSALFAVVVMAIAFVSCTPALAQSAMGDASSGKRRGVLIEFKEDINPLSGALLKRKFKAAVESGADVIILDIQSPGGFTSVTFELMDMVLEAKDVETVAYIEKDAISGAALLALSTDTILMRPDARMGDAGEIVMGEDGAFRYTPAKSRSVLAQKVRDTAEATGRPLALAEKMTDKDMVVYQATNKNTGEQLYLSDKDLASKDDADQWELSPPIREAGTEMFFTVNGRRGVELGMVDQTVEGRDELAKVLNLQEPIVEMERSWTDTLVFLLNTQFVTFLLLLIGLVALAIELSAPGIGIGGLTSVLCFGLFFWARFLGGTSGWLEVVLFLAGILFIAAEIFVIPGFGVAGISGLALSLGALVMASRRFTLPENEIQWTSLAADMMTVMGAFLGFLVCLAVMAKYLGEIPGLSRLTLRPQVMVAADGGASATLVSGPAWQRVEVGDTGAAMSPLRPSGKVQFGDDAVDVVTEGDYIDPGTEVRVVGKQGARVTVRKV; encoded by the coding sequence ATGACTGCAACCCAATCACACGCAACGCTTCGTGCCTCCAATCTTGCTCCGCTGACAAACGTGAGTGCGTTGTTCGCGGTGGTTGTGATGGCGATTGCATTTGTTTCGTGCACGCCTGCCTTGGCGCAGTCAGCGATGGGTGACGCCTCATCAGGAAAGCGTCGTGGGGTGCTGATTGAGTTCAAAGAGGACATCAATCCACTCAGTGGTGCATTGCTCAAACGCAAGTTCAAAGCCGCGGTCGAATCTGGCGCCGATGTGATCATCCTGGACATTCAATCGCCCGGTGGTTTCACCTCGGTGACGTTTGAGTTGATGGACATGGTCTTGGAAGCCAAGGACGTCGAGACGGTGGCTTACATCGAAAAGGATGCGATCAGTGGTGCCGCGTTGCTGGCTTTGTCGACGGACACGATTTTGATGCGTCCCGACGCTCGGATGGGAGATGCTGGCGAGATCGTGATGGGCGAAGACGGTGCGTTTCGTTACACGCCGGCCAAGAGTCGCAGTGTGCTGGCCCAGAAAGTTCGCGACACTGCCGAGGCCACGGGGCGACCACTCGCGTTGGCGGAAAAGATGACGGACAAAGACATGGTCGTCTATCAAGCGACCAACAAGAACACAGGAGAGCAACTCTATTTGTCCGACAAGGATTTGGCATCCAAAGACGACGCCGATCAATGGGAGCTCAGCCCACCGATTCGGGAAGCGGGCACGGAAATGTTCTTCACCGTCAACGGTCGTCGTGGGGTGGAGCTTGGGATGGTGGATCAGACCGTCGAGGGTCGAGACGAATTGGCAAAGGTCTTGAACTTGCAAGAACCCATTGTCGAGATGGAACGCAGTTGGACGGACACGTTGGTGTTCCTGTTGAACACTCAGTTTGTCACGTTTCTGTTGTTGTTGATCGGGTTGGTCGCACTTGCAATTGAGTTGTCGGCACCCGGGATCGGCATCGGCGGTTTGACCAGCGTGCTGTGTTTTGGGTTGTTTTTCTGGGCGCGTTTTTTGGGTGGGACGTCGGGTTGGTTGGAAGTGGTTTTGTTTCTTGCGGGGATCCTGTTCATCGCCGCAGAAATCTTTGTCATTCCCGGATTTGGTGTCGCAGGGATCAGTGGGTTGGCGTTGTCACTGGGGGCATTGGTGATGGCTTCGCGTCGATTCACGTTGCCCGAGAACGAGATTCAGTGGACTTCGTTGGCTGCGGACATGATGACGGTGATGGGGGCATTCTTAGGTTTCCTGGTTTGCTTGGCCGTGATGGCGAAGTATCTCGGCGAGATCCCGGGGCTGAGTCGATTGACGCTTCGTCCACAGGTCATGGTGGCTGCCGATGGCGGCGCCAGCGCCACCTTGGTCAGTGGCCCGGCTTGGCAGCGCGTGGAGGTCGGTGACACGGGAGCGGCAATGTCGCCTCTGCGTCCGAGTGGCAAGGTTCAGTTTGGCGATGACGCGGTGGACGTTGTGACCGAGGGGGACTACATCGACCCCGGAACGGAAGTTCGTGTGGTCGGGAAGCAGGGGGCTCGTGTCACCGTTCGGAAAGTTTGA
- a CDS encoding TrkH family potassium uptake protein: MGNKVRIATVGNEQGHSSIAPFATVSPPVEKASSLNFPLLFRFLGTICLLIGGSMAFSLPFAFPSVANRTHLPPATEFESAAASGLLASMAICFFVGAFFRFLGRGYRGGGELYQKEAMAIVGLSWVSATVLGALPYFLSGTMIAEDSPITFIEAMFESQSGFSTTGATVLTDLETPELVPHCILFWRSWTHFLGGLGIVVLFVAILGQGSAGKAMMRAEMPGPTKEGSMPRMQHTALVFAAIYVGLNILLTLIYMFEGMSSFDALCHAFGTMATGGFSTYNRSLGGFDSPLIEYTTVLFMILAGTNFTLLYLMLLDIPRRPLTAARRLFQDVEFRTFAMVIGVVTVGVVVFGLRAEDEGFGTLAKGVQNGLFQVVSVITTTGYGTADFDEWNNFGRGILLLLMFVGGCAGSTGGGMKVIRHVLFYKILRLEIERAHRPRVVRPLRVSGVAVDDPQLAHNILLYFCMVLAIFVMSWLALVTFEPNSTWGVVMTNTPLEDVVDESIRARESGEEVVIVDQSQAGKELLRGTLDEKLLDSASAVAATLNNIGPGLGVVGATRNYAGFSQGAKLLFVWLMMLGRVEIFSVLLLFVPSFWRRV; encoded by the coding sequence TTGGGTAACAAGGTCCGAATTGCCACGGTCGGCAATGAACAAGGGCATTCGTCGATTGCACCCTTTGCCACCGTTTCACCACCCGTCGAAAAGGCGTCGTCGTTGAATTTCCCGTTGTTGTTTCGTTTTTTGGGAACGATCTGCCTGTTGATTGGCGGGTCGATGGCGTTCAGTCTGCCATTTGCATTTCCGAGCGTTGCGAACCGAACGCATTTGCCTCCGGCGACGGAGTTTGAATCGGCGGCGGCGAGTGGTTTGCTGGCGAGCATGGCGATCTGTTTCTTTGTGGGGGCGTTCTTCCGATTTCTGGGCCGTGGCTATCGCGGTGGGGGAGAGCTCTACCAGAAAGAGGCGATGGCGATCGTGGGTCTGTCGTGGGTCAGTGCCACTGTGCTGGGGGCTCTGCCCTATTTTCTGAGTGGCACGATGATCGCGGAGGATTCGCCGATCACGTTCATCGAAGCGATGTTTGAATCTCAGTCCGGTTTCAGCACGACCGGTGCGACGGTTCTGACGGATTTAGAAACGCCTGAACTGGTCCCGCATTGCATCTTGTTCTGGCGATCATGGACGCACTTTTTGGGCGGATTGGGGATCGTGGTTTTGTTTGTCGCAATCCTAGGGCAAGGGTCGGCGGGCAAAGCGATGATGCGAGCCGAGATGCCGGGGCCAACCAAGGAAGGCAGCATGCCACGGATGCAGCACACCGCATTGGTGTTTGCGGCGATCTATGTGGGGCTGAACATCTTGCTGACTCTCATTTACATGTTCGAGGGCATGAGTTCGTTTGATGCTCTGTGTCACGCTTTCGGAACCATGGCAACCGGCGGTTTCAGCACCTACAACCGCTCGTTGGGCGGATTTGACAGTCCGTTGATTGAATACACGACGGTGTTGTTCATGATTTTGGCAGGGACCAATTTCACGTTGCTGTATTTGATGCTGTTGGATATCCCGCGGCGGCCGCTGACGGCCGCGCGACGACTCTTTCAGGACGTGGAATTTCGAACGTTTGCGATGGTCATTGGCGTGGTCACTGTAGGGGTGGTCGTGTTTGGATTGCGTGCGGAGGACGAGGGATTTGGAACGCTGGCCAAAGGGGTTCAAAACGGATTGTTCCAAGTCGTTTCCGTCATCACGACGACCGGGTACGGGACAGCAGACTTTGACGAGTGGAATAACTTTGGTCGGGGGATTTTGCTGCTGTTGATGTTCGTCGGGGGATGTGCCGGGAGCACGGGCGGTGGGATGAAGGTGATCCGGCATGTTTTGTTCTACAAAATTCTCCGATTGGAAATTGAGCGCGCCCACCGCCCTCGTGTGGTCCGGCCTTTGAGAGTGAGTGGTGTCGCGGTCGATGACCCTCAGTTGGCACACAATATTTTGTTGTACTTCTGCATGGTGTTGGCGATTTTCGTGATGTCCTGGTTGGCTTTGGTCACTTTTGAGCCCAATTCCACGTGGGGAGTTGTGATGACCAACACGCCTCTCGAAGACGTGGTGGATGAATCCATCCGTGCGAGAGAATCCGGTGAAGAAGTGGTGATCGTCGACCAATCCCAGGCTGGCAAAGAGTTGTTGCGTGGGACGCTGGACGAGAAGTTGCTCGATTCCGCGAGTGCGGTCGCGGCGACTTTGAACAACATCGGTCCGGGATTGGGCGTTGTGGGAGCCACCCGGAACTACGCCGGGTTCAGCCAGGGCGCCAAGTTGTTGTTCGTGTGGCTGATGATGCTGGGGCGAGTCGAGATCTTCAGTGTGCTGCTGCTATTTGTTCCGTCGTTTTGGCGAAGGGTATGA
- a CDS encoding dioxygenase family protein — MIAMNTKMMSRRWFASRSAMAIGGAAMWTTPGLFAEELLQPTPPLTEGPFYPDRLPLDQDNDLIVMGDHTTPAVGEVTHLTGRVLTAAGTPVRNATIEIWQCDANAVYLHTRDSNGKKDQQDKNFQGFGRFETASDGGYRFRTIKPVPYPGRPAPHIHIKVKQGDKDLLTTQLLIRGHEGNQRDGVFRRVTDPARRELLVADFKPMNESKIGELACQFDVILGQTPADG; from the coding sequence GTGATCGCGATGAACACGAAGATGATGTCACGACGTTGGTTCGCGAGTCGATCTGCGATGGCGATCGGCGGTGCTGCAATGTGGACGACGCCCGGGTTGTTTGCTGAAGAGTTGCTTCAGCCAACGCCCCCACTGACCGAAGGTCCGTTTTACCCCGATCGATTGCCATTGGATCAGGACAACGATTTGATCGTGATGGGTGATCACACGACCCCGGCGGTTGGTGAGGTGACTCATCTGACTGGCCGGGTGCTGACTGCGGCGGGGACGCCGGTTCGCAATGCAACGATTGAAATTTGGCAATGCGATGCCAACGCGGTTTATCTGCACACGCGTGACAGCAACGGCAAGAAAGACCAGCAGGACAAGAACTTTCAAGGGTTTGGGCGTTTCGAAACGGCCAGCGATGGCGGGTATCGTTTTCGCACGATCAAGCCAGTGCCCTACCCCGGACGCCCTGCCCCCCACATTCACATCAAGGTCAAGCAGGGCGACAAGGATTTGCTGACGACCCAGTTGTTGATTCGGGGGCATGAAGGCAATCAACGAGATGGTGTTTTCCGCCGAGTGACGGATCCAGCCAGACGCGAGTTGTTGGTGGCTGATTTCAAGCCAATGAACGAGTCCAAGATCGGTGAATTGGCTTGCCAGTTCGATGTGATCCTGGGACAGACCCCCGCCGACGGTTGA
- a CDS encoding DUF1559 family PulG-like putative transporter: protein MKFQHPRTCDQRTSTRSGFTLVELLVVIAIIGVLVGLLLPAVQAAREAARRMQCQNNFKQFGIALHNHMAAFGSFPPGNVNYDESGNRFKTGGWQHGQNELGWHWLPMLFPYMEQPGVWELITRCEDSVTGHTMNPCDHCEYFAEFEHIGREQLGSFVACPSAPGVTNQFSDGSYGLEALAKGSNYAANWGSGDMLSWESDQTSGAFGTYYVHQDVIVKDGIAGDRFQNRNGMGSEDFLDGMSNTMAMSEILNHDSKTDIRGTWMSPAMGATIFSAFTGPNSREKDVLAACDETIPEDKLNPYLACLEQRDTAEIWAAARSHHTGGVNILMADSSVRFITDSVDKENVWHPLATAKNSEVFEMP, encoded by the coding sequence ATGAAATTCCAACATCCCCGCACCTGTGATCAGCGGACTTCCACGCGATCCGGTTTCACCTTGGTCGAACTCTTGGTCGTGATCGCGATCATCGGCGTCTTGGTTGGACTGCTTCTGCCGGCTGTTCAAGCCGCTCGCGAAGCCGCCCGCCGCATGCAGTGCCAGAACAACTTCAAGCAGTTCGGCATCGCACTTCACAACCACATGGCCGCCTTCGGATCGTTTCCACCCGGCAATGTCAATTACGACGAAAGCGGCAACCGCTTCAAAACCGGCGGCTGGCAGCACGGTCAGAACGAACTGGGATGGCACTGGTTGCCAATGTTGTTCCCCTACATGGAACAACCCGGTGTCTGGGAACTGATCACCCGCTGCGAAGATTCCGTCACGGGTCACACCATGAACCCCTGCGATCACTGCGAGTACTTCGCGGAATTCGAACACATCGGTCGCGAACAACTCGGTTCATTCGTTGCCTGCCCATCAGCACCCGGCGTGACCAATCAATTTTCCGACGGCAGCTACGGCCTGGAAGCCTTGGCAAAGGGTTCCAACTACGCCGCCAACTGGGGTTCAGGGGACATGCTGTCCTGGGAAAGCGACCAGACCTCCGGAGCGTTCGGCACCTACTACGTTCACCAAGATGTGATCGTCAAAGACGGCATCGCAGGTGACCGCTTTCAGAACCGCAATGGAATGGGCAGCGAAGACTTCCTGGACGGCATGAGCAACACGATGGCGATGAGCGAAATCCTCAACCATGACTCGAAAACGGACATCCGTGGTACTTGGATGTCGCCTGCCATGGGAGCCACAATCTTCTCCGCTTTCACCGGCCCCAACAGTCGCGAAAAAGACGTGTTGGCTGCCTGCGATGAAACCATCCCGGAAGACAAACTGAATCCATACTTGGCTTGCTTGGAACAACGCGACACCGCCGAAATCTGGGCCGCTGCTCGCAGTCACCACACCGGTGGCGTCAATATCCTGATGGCAGACAGCTCCGTTCGATTCATCACTGACTCAGTCGACAAAGAAAACGTTTGGCATCCATTGGCAACTGCGAAGAACAGCGAAGTCTTCGAAATGCCCTGA